One window of the Salminus brasiliensis chromosome 1, fSalBra1.hap2, whole genome shotgun sequence genome contains the following:
- the arfgef1 gene encoding brefeldin A-inhibited guanine nucleotide-exchange protein 1 isoform X4, protein MYEGKKTKNMFLTRALEKILADKEVKKAHHSQLRKACEVALEEIKAESEKLSPPPGDSKSGSSTLPPIKSKTNFIEADKYFLPFELACQSKCPRIVSTSLDCLQKLIAYGHLTGSAPDSTAPGKKLIDRIIETICGCFQGPQTDEGVQLQIIKALLTAVTSQHIEIHEGTVLQAVRTCYNIYLASKNLINQTTAKATLTQMLNVIFARMENQALQEAKQMERERHRQHSPLSQQEPESPQLQPDTKAKGQEANGGLQGSKTEQQGSPPYESPEPENGSDFGPAENEQTEADQATAAAQSAAEQATEATEEEESPNYEEKAQEIVQSILQEVVNTVAGDAKESGGGEAESAEVTPNSLEEEAGLGSDNENVHANGIPGTPISASFTPSLPDDRLSVSSNDTQESGAPTGPAPGAKFSHILQKDAFLVFRSLCKLSMKPLSDGPPDPKSHELRSKVLSLQLLLSILQNAGPIFKTNEMFINAIKQYLCVALSKNGVSSVPEVFELSLSIFLTLLSNFKTHLKMQIEVFFKEIFLYILETSTSSYDHKWMVIQTLTRICADAQSVVDIYVNYDCDLNAANIFERLVNDLSKIAQGRGGHELGTTPLQELTLRKKGLECLVSILKCMVEWSKDQYVNPNSQTSLGQEKPSEQEPNESKHPETINRYGSINSLDSTASSGIGSYSTQMSGTDNPEQFEVLKQQKEIIEQGIDLFNKKPKRGIQYLQEQGMLGTTPEDIAQFLHQEERLDSIQAGEFLGDNDRFNKEVMYAYVDQMDFQGKDFVSALRMFLEGFRLPGEAQKIDRLMEKFAARYLECNQGQTLFASADTAYVLAYSIIMLTTDLHSPQVKNKMTKEQYIKMNRGINDSKDLPEEYLSAIYDEIAGKKISMKETKELTLKSNKQSVASEKQRRLLYNVEMEQMAKTAKALMEAVSHVQAPFTSATHLEHVRPMFKLAWTPFLAAFSVGLQDCDDTEVASLCLEGIRCAIRIACIFTIQLERDAYVQALARFTLLTASSGITEMKQKNIDTIKTLITVAHTDGNYLGNSWHEILKCISQLELAQLIGTGVKARYISGTVRGKEGFITSTKEQTSDEYLGLVGGNVDRKQIASIQESIGETSSQSVVVAVDRIFTGSTRLDGNAIVDFVRWLCAVSMDELASPTHPRMFSLQKIVEISYYNMGRIRLQWSRIWEVIGDHFNKVGCNPNEDVAIFAVDSLRQLSMKFLEKGELANFRFQKDFLRPFEHIMKKNRSPTIRDMVVRCIAQMVNSQAGNIRSGWKNIFSVFHLAASDQDESIVELAFQTTGHIVTNVFEKHFPATIDSFQDAVKCLSEFACNASFPDTSMEAIRLIRHCAKYVSDRPQAFKDYTSDDMNVAPEDRVWVRGWFPILFELSCIINRCKLDVRTRGLTVMFEVMKTYGHTYEKHWWQDLFRIVFRIFDNMKLPEQQTEKAEWMTTTCNHALYAICDVFTQYFESLSDVLLDDILSQLYWCVQQDNEQLARSGTNCLENVVILNGEKFTPETWDKTCNCMLDIFKTTIPHVLLTWRPAGTGGDHMTQLDSDKQLDSVSQKSVDIQSRAEDQQSVSSMEKALAENRRHSQFSVASEAQEQRLFAALLIKCVVQLELIQTIDNIVFFPATSKKEDAENFAAAQRDALGADVHVETQDQGMYRYLTSEQLFKLLDCLLESHRFAKAFNSNNEQRTALWKAGFKGKSKPNLLKQETSSLACGLRILFRMYTDPSRQDAWEEVQRRLLNVCSDAVAYFLTLTSESHREAWTNLLLLFLTKVLKISDDRFKAHATRYYPLLCEIMQFDLIPELRAVLRKFFLRIGLVFHIAQTLEPELISEPNSPQTPQEA, encoded by the exons GCCTTGCTGACCGCAGTGACCTCCCAGCACATCGAGATCCATGAGGGCACGGTGCTGCAGGCCGTGAGAACATGCTACAACATCTACCTGGCTAGCAAGAATCTCATCAATCAAACCACAGCCAAGGCCACTCTCACGCAGATGCTGAACGTCATCTTCGCCCGCATGGAGAACCAGGCA cTCCAGGAGGCTaagcagatggagagagagaggcaccgGCAGCATTCTCCGCTTAGCCAGCAGGAGCCTGAATCGCCACAGCTGCAGCCGGACACCAAGGCCAAAGGCCAGGAGGCTAACGGAGGGCTTCAGGGCAGCAAAACCGAGCAACAGGGATCACCTCCCTATGAGAGTCCAGAACCCGAGAATGGCTCGGACTTTGGCCCAGCGGAGAACGAGCAGACGGAGGCAGACCAGGCCACGGCCGCAGCTCAGA GTGCAGCGGAGCAGGCAACAGAAGCTACTGAAGAAGAGGAGAGCCCGAATTATGAAGAGAAAGCTCAGGAGATAGTGCAGAGCATATTGCAAGAGGTTGTGAACACTGTGGCTGGAG ATGCCAAGGAGAGCGGAGGAGGGGAAGCGGAGTCAGCTGAGGTCACGCCCAATTCTCTGGAGGAGGAGGCGGGTCTGGGAAGCGACAACGAGAACGTCCATGCTAACGGCATCCCGGGAACCCCCATCTCTGCCAGCTTCACTCCGTCCCTGCCTGACGACAGGCTGTCTGTCTCCTCCAACGACACTCAG GAATCTGGTGCTCCTACGGGTCCAGCACCGGGTGCAAAGTTTTCACACATTCTGCAAAAGGATGCCTTCCTTGTGTTCCGCTCTCTCTGCAAGTTGTCCATGAAGCCCCTTTCGGACGGTCCCCCAGATCCAAA GTCGCACGAGCTGCGCTCCAAGGTGCTCtctctgcagctgctgctgtccATCCTGCAGAACGCAGGGCCCATCTTCAAGACCAACGAGATGTTCATCAACGCCATCAAGCAGTatctgtgtgtggcgctgtccaAAAATGGCGTCTCCTCCGTCCCAGAAGTCTTTGAGCTCTCGCTGTCCATCTTCCTCACCTTGCTGTCCAACTTCAAAACCCATCTCAAGATGCAAATTGAG GTGTTTTTCAAAGAGATTTTCCTCTACATCCTAGAGACGTCCACAAGCTCATATGACCACAAATGGATGGTCATTCAGACCCTCACTAGAATATGTGCTG ATGCCCAGAGCGTGGTGGATATCTATGTGAATTATGACTGTGACCTGAATGCTGCTAATATATTTGAGAGGCTAGTGAATGACCTGTCCAAGATTGCACAGGGCAGAGGAGGCCATGAGCTGGGCACGACCCCACTGCAG GAGCTCACCTTGAGAAAAAAAGGTCTGGAGTGTCTGGTCTCCATCCTCAAGTGCATGGTTGAGTGGAGCAAGGATCAATATGTGAACCCCAATTCACAGACCAGCCTCG GCCAGGAGAAGCCTTCAGAACAGGAGCCGAACGAGTCCAAGCACCCAGAGACCATTAACCGTTATGGAAGCATTAACTCTCTGGACTCCACCGCCTCATCCGGCATCGGCAGCTACAGCACGCAGATGTCCGGCACGGACAACCCGGAACAGTTTGAGGTCCTCAAACAGCAGAAAGAGATCATCGAGCAAGGCATTGACCT GTTCAACAAAAAACCAAAGAGGGGTATTCAATACCTGCAGGAGCAAGGCATGCTTGGAACCACCCCTGAGGACATCGCCCAGTTTTTACATCAGGAGGAGAGGCTAGATTCT ATTCAAGCAGGAGAGTTTCTGGGAGACAACGATCGCTTCAACAAAGAAGTGATGTATGCCTATGTGGACCAAATGGATTTCCAGGGCAAAGACTTCGTGTCGGCCCTGCGGATGTTCCTGGAGGGCTTCCGGCTCCCTGGAGAAGCCCAGAAAATCGATCGTCTGATGGAAAAATTTGCTGCTAGATATTTAGAGTGCAACCAAGG GCAAACACTGTTTGCTAGTGCAGACACAGCATATGTCCTCGCTTATTCAATCATCATGCTGACTACGGACCTCCACAGTCCACAG gtgaagaataaaatgacaaaggagcaatacatcaagatgaACAGAGGCATCAATGATAGCAAAGATTTGCCAGAGGAGTATTTGTCAGCCATTTATGATGAAATCGCTGGGAAGAAGATATCCATGAAGGAGACGAAGGAATTAACcctcaaatcaaataaacaga GCGTGGCCAGTGAGAAGCAACGGCGGCTACTTTACAATGTGGAAATGGAGCAGATGGCGAAGACAGCCAAGGCTCTAATGGAGGCAGTTAGCCATGTTCAGGCTCCATTTACCAGCGCCACTCACCTGGAGCATGTCAGGCCGATGTTTAAG CTGGCCTGGACACCGTTTTTGGCAGCCTTCAGCGTGGGCCTGCAGGACTGTGATGACACAGAGGTGGCTTCTCTTTGCCTGGAGGGTATCCGATGTGCCATCAGAATAGCTTGCATCTTCACCATTCAG CTGGAGCGAGACGCATATGTGCAAGCCTTGGCTCGCTTCACTTTACTCACGGCTAGCTCAGGCATCACCGAGATGAAGCAGAAGAACATTGACACCATCAAAACCCTCATCACAGTGGCTCACACTGACGGGAACTATCTAGGAAACTCTTGGCATGAG atTCTGAAGTGCATTAGTCAGCTTGAGCTGGCCCAGCTCATAGGGACAGGGGTGAAGGCTCGTTACATATCTGGGACTGTTCGGGGTAAAGAGGGCTTCATCACTAGCACCAAAGAGCAGACTTCAGACGAGTACTTGGGCCTCG TTGGGGGGAATGTAGATCGTAAACAGATTGCCAGCATACAAGAATCCATCGGCGAGACTAGCTCCCAGAGTGTTGTGGTTGCTGTGGACAG gaTATTCACAGGATCCACTAGATTGGACGGTAATGCCATCG TTGATTTTGTTCGTTGGCTCTGTGCCGTGTCAATGGATGAACTCGCCTCCCCGACGCACCCTCGTATGTTCAGCCTGCAAAAGATTGTGGAGATTTCCTACTACAACATGGGCCGCATCAGGCTCCAGTGGTCCAGGATCTGGGAGGTGATCGGAGATCATTTCAACAAA GTCGGCTGTAATCCTAATGAGGATGTTGCTATCTTTGCCGTGGACTCGCTTAGGCAGCTATCCATGAAATTTTTAGAGAAAGGAGAGCTGGCCAATTTCAGGTTTCAGAAGGACTTCTTGAGGCCATTTGAGCACATCATGAAAAAGAACAG ATCCCCCACCATCAGGGACATGGTGGTCCGCTGTATAGCTCAGATGGTAAACTCGCAGGCGGGAAATATCCGCTCAGGCTGGAAGAACATCTTCTCCGTCTTCCACCTGGCTGCCTCCGATCAGGACGAGAGCATCGTGGAGCTGGCCTTCCAAACCACTGGACATATCGTCA CGAATGTATTTGAGAAGCACTTCCCCGCCACCATAGACTCCTTCCAGGACGCCGTCAAGTGTCTGTCAGAGTTTGCCTGTAATGCTTCTTTCCCCGACACCAGCATGGAGGCCATCCGTCTTATCCGCCACTGCGCCAAATATGTCTCTGACAGGCCTCAG GCCTTTAAAGACTACACAAGTGATGACATGAATGTAGCCCCTGAGGACCGGGTGTGGGTCCGAGGCTGGTTCCCTATACTTTTTGAACTCTCCTGCATCATCAACAGGTGCAAGTTGGATGTCAGAACCAG GGGTTTGACAGTAATGTTTGAAGTGATGAAGACTTACGGTCACACATACGAGAAGCACTGGTGGCAGGACTTGTTCCGCATCGTGTTTAGAATTTTCGATAACATGAAGCTTCCGGAGCAACAAACTGAG AAGGCCGAGTGGATGACCACTACCTGTAATCATGCGCTTTATGCCATTTGTGACGTCTTCACGCAATACTTTGAGTCTCTGAGTGACGTTCTGCTGGATGACATCCTCTCTCAGCTCTACTGGTGTGTGCAGCAAG ATAACGAGCAGCTGGCCAGGTCAGGCACCAACTGCTTGGAGAACGTGGTCATCCTGAATGGAGAAAAGTTCACACCGGAGACCTGGGACAAAACCTGCAATTGCATGCTGGACATCTTTAAGACCACCATCCCACACGT GTTGTTGACTTGGAGACCGGCTGGCACGGGTGGAGATCACATGACACAGCTGGACTCGGACAAACAACTG GACTCTGTGTCCCAGAAGTCCGTGGACATCCAGTCTCGGGCGGAGGATCAGCAGTCTGTCAGCAGTATGGAGAAGGCGCTGGCAGAGAACCGGAGGCACAGTCAGTTCAGCGTGGCTTCAG AAGCCCAGGAGCAAAGGCTGTTTGCAGCGCTGCTCATAAAGTGTGTGGTGCAGCTGGAGCTCATTCAGACCATCGACAACATCGTCTTCTTCCCCGCCACCAGCAAGAAAGAGGATGCTGAGAATTTCGCAGCAGCACAG AGGGATGCTCTGGGCGCTGATGTGCACGTGGAGACTCAGGACCAGGGAATGTACCGCTACCTGACCTCTGAGCAGCTGTTCAAACTGCTGGACTGTCTGCTGGAGTCCCATCGTTTTGCAAAGGCCTTCAACTCTAACAACGAGCAGAGGACTGCCCTGTGGAAAGCTG GTTTCAAAGGAAAGTCCAAGCCCAATCTGCTGAAACAGGAGACCAGCAGCCTGGCCTGTGGCCTGCGGATTCTCTTCCGTATGTACACAGACCCCAGCAGGCAGGACGCCTGGGAGGAGGTGCAGAGACGCCTGCTCAA tgtgtgcagcgACGCTGTGGCCTATTTCCTCACCCTGACATCGGAGAGCCACCGCGAGGCCTGGACCAAcctgctcctcctcttcctcaccaAAGTGCTGAAGATCAGCGATGACAGG TTTAAGGCACACGCCACCCGCTACTACCCACTCTTGTGTGAGATCATGCAGTTCGACCTGATCCCGGAGCTGAGAGCCGTGCTGAGGAAGTTCTTCCTGCGCATCGGGCTGGTGTTCCACATCGCTCAGACGCTGGAGCCGGAGCTGATCTCAGAGCCCAACAGTCCTCAAACTCCACAGGAGGCCTGA
- the arfgef1 gene encoding brefeldin A-inhibited guanine nucleotide-exchange protein 1 isoform X3 → MYEGKKTKNMFLTRALEKILADKEVKKAHHSQLRKACEVALEEIKAESEKLSPPPGDSKSGSSTLPPIKSKTNFIEADKYFLPFELACQSKCPRIVSTSLDCLQKLIAYGHLTGSAPDSTAPGKKLIDRIIETICGCFQGPQTDEGVQLQIIKALLTAVTSQHIEIHEGTVLQAVRTCYNIYLASKNLINQTTAKATLTQMLNVIFARMENQALQEAKQMERERHRQHSPLSQQEPESPQLQPDTKAKGQEANGGLQGSKTEQQGSPPYESPEPENGSDFGPAENEQTEADQATAAAQSAAEQATEATEEEESPNYEEKAQEIVQSILQEVVNTVAGGHCLDPVHLCSDAKESGGGEAESAEVTPNSLEEEAGLGSDNENVHANGIPGTPISASFTPSLPDDRLSVSSNDTQESGAPTGPAPGAKFSHILQKDAFLVFRSLCKLSMKPLSDGPPDPKSHELRSKVLSLQLLLSILQNAGPIFKTNEMFINAIKQYLCVALSKNGVSSVPEVFELSLSIFLTLLSNFKTHLKMQIEVFFKEIFLYILETSTSSYDHKWMVIQTLTRICADAQSVVDIYVNYDCDLNAANIFERLVNDLSKIAQGRGGHELGTTPLQELTLRKKGLECLVSILKCMVEWSKDQYVNPNSQTSLGQEKPSEQEPNESKHPETINRYGSINSLDSTASSGIGSYSTQMSGTDNPEQFEVLKQQKEIIEQGIDLFNKKPKRGIQYLQEQGMLGTTPEDIAQFLHQEERLDSIQAGEFLGDNDRFNKEVMYAYVDQMDFQGKDFVSALRMFLEGFRLPGEAQKIDRLMEKFAARYLECNQGQTLFASADTAYVLAYSIIMLTTDLHSPQVKNKMTKEQYIKMNRGINDSKDLPEEYLSAIYDEIAGKKISMKETKELTLKSNKQSVASEKQRRLLYNVEMEQMAKTAKALMEAVSHVQAPFTSATHLEHVRPMFKLAWTPFLAAFSVGLQDCDDTEVASLCLEGIRCAIRIACIFTIQLERDAYVQALARFTLLTASSGITEMKQKNIDTIKTLITVAHTDGNYLGNSWHEILKCISQLELAQLIGTGVKARYISGTVRGKEGFITSTKEQTSDEYLGLVGGNVDRKQIASIQESIGETSSQSVVVAVDRIFTGSTRLDGNAIVDFVRWLCAVSMDELASPTHPRMFSLQKIVEISYYNMGRIRLQWSRIWEVIGDHFNKVGCNPNEDVAIFAVDSLRQLSMKFLEKGELANFRFQKDFLRPFEHIMKKNRSPTIRDMVVRCIAQMVNSQAGNIRSGWKNIFSVFHLAASDQDESIVELAFQTTGHIVTNVFEKHFPATIDSFQDAVKCLSEFACNASFPDTSMEAIRLIRHCAKYVSDRPQAFKDYTSDDMNVAPEDRVWVRGWFPILFELSCIINRCKLDVRTRGLTVMFEVMKTYGHTYEKHWWQDLFRIVFRIFDNMKLPEQQTEKAEWMTTTCNHALYAICDVFTQYFESLSDVLLDDILSQLYWCVQQDNEQLARSGTNCLENVVILNGEKFTPETWDKTCNCMLDIFKTTIPHVLLTWRPAGTGGDHMTQLDSDKQLDSVSQKSVDIQSRAEDQQSVSSMEKALAENRRHSQFSVASEAQEQRLFAALLIKCVVQLELIQTIDNIVFFPATSKKEDAENFAAAQRDALGADVHVETQDQGMYRYLTSEQLFKLLDCLLESHRFAKAFNSNNEQRTALWKAGFKGKSKPNLLKQETSSLACGLRILFRMYTDPSRQDAWEEVQRRLLNVCSDAVAYFLTLTSESHREAWTNLLLLFLTKVLKISDDRFKAHATRYYPLLCEIMQFDLIPELRAVLRKFFLRIGLVFHIAQTLEPELISEPNSPQTPQEA, encoded by the exons GCCTTGCTGACCGCAGTGACCTCCCAGCACATCGAGATCCATGAGGGCACGGTGCTGCAGGCCGTGAGAACATGCTACAACATCTACCTGGCTAGCAAGAATCTCATCAATCAAACCACAGCCAAGGCCACTCTCACGCAGATGCTGAACGTCATCTTCGCCCGCATGGAGAACCAGGCA cTCCAGGAGGCTaagcagatggagagagagaggcaccgGCAGCATTCTCCGCTTAGCCAGCAGGAGCCTGAATCGCCACAGCTGCAGCCGGACACCAAGGCCAAAGGCCAGGAGGCTAACGGAGGGCTTCAGGGCAGCAAAACCGAGCAACAGGGATCACCTCCCTATGAGAGTCCAGAACCCGAGAATGGCTCGGACTTTGGCCCAGCGGAGAACGAGCAGACGGAGGCAGACCAGGCCACGGCCGCAGCTCAGA GTGCAGCGGAGCAGGCAACAGAAGCTACTGAAGAAGAGGAGAGCCCGAATTATGAAGAGAAAGCTCAGGAGATAGTGCAGAGCATATTGCAAGAGGTTGTGAACACTGTGGCTGGAG GACACTGCCTGGACCCTGTTCATCTGTGTTCAGATGCCAAGGAGAGCGGAGGAGGGGAAGCGGAGTCAGCTGAGGTCACGCCCAATTCTCTGGAGGAGGAGGCGGGTCTGGGAAGCGACAACGAGAACGTCCATGCTAACGGCATCCCGGGAACCCCCATCTCTGCCAGCTTCACTCCGTCCCTGCCTGACGACAGGCTGTCTGTCTCCTCCAACGACACTCAG GAATCTGGTGCTCCTACGGGTCCAGCACCGGGTGCAAAGTTTTCACACATTCTGCAAAAGGATGCCTTCCTTGTGTTCCGCTCTCTCTGCAAGTTGTCCATGAAGCCCCTTTCGGACGGTCCCCCAGATCCAAA GTCGCACGAGCTGCGCTCCAAGGTGCTCtctctgcagctgctgctgtccATCCTGCAGAACGCAGGGCCCATCTTCAAGACCAACGAGATGTTCATCAACGCCATCAAGCAGTatctgtgtgtggcgctgtccaAAAATGGCGTCTCCTCCGTCCCAGAAGTCTTTGAGCTCTCGCTGTCCATCTTCCTCACCTTGCTGTCCAACTTCAAAACCCATCTCAAGATGCAAATTGAG GTGTTTTTCAAAGAGATTTTCCTCTACATCCTAGAGACGTCCACAAGCTCATATGACCACAAATGGATGGTCATTCAGACCCTCACTAGAATATGTGCTG ATGCCCAGAGCGTGGTGGATATCTATGTGAATTATGACTGTGACCTGAATGCTGCTAATATATTTGAGAGGCTAGTGAATGACCTGTCCAAGATTGCACAGGGCAGAGGAGGCCATGAGCTGGGCACGACCCCACTGCAG GAGCTCACCTTGAGAAAAAAAGGTCTGGAGTGTCTGGTCTCCATCCTCAAGTGCATGGTTGAGTGGAGCAAGGATCAATATGTGAACCCCAATTCACAGACCAGCCTCG GCCAGGAGAAGCCTTCAGAACAGGAGCCGAACGAGTCCAAGCACCCAGAGACCATTAACCGTTATGGAAGCATTAACTCTCTGGACTCCACCGCCTCATCCGGCATCGGCAGCTACAGCACGCAGATGTCCGGCACGGACAACCCGGAACAGTTTGAGGTCCTCAAACAGCAGAAAGAGATCATCGAGCAAGGCATTGACCT GTTCAACAAAAAACCAAAGAGGGGTATTCAATACCTGCAGGAGCAAGGCATGCTTGGAACCACCCCTGAGGACATCGCCCAGTTTTTACATCAGGAGGAGAGGCTAGATTCT ATTCAAGCAGGAGAGTTTCTGGGAGACAACGATCGCTTCAACAAAGAAGTGATGTATGCCTATGTGGACCAAATGGATTTCCAGGGCAAAGACTTCGTGTCGGCCCTGCGGATGTTCCTGGAGGGCTTCCGGCTCCCTGGAGAAGCCCAGAAAATCGATCGTCTGATGGAAAAATTTGCTGCTAGATATTTAGAGTGCAACCAAGG GCAAACACTGTTTGCTAGTGCAGACACAGCATATGTCCTCGCTTATTCAATCATCATGCTGACTACGGACCTCCACAGTCCACAG gtgaagaataaaatgacaaaggagcaatacatcaagatgaACAGAGGCATCAATGATAGCAAAGATTTGCCAGAGGAGTATTTGTCAGCCATTTATGATGAAATCGCTGGGAAGAAGATATCCATGAAGGAGACGAAGGAATTAACcctcaaatcaaataaacaga GCGTGGCCAGTGAGAAGCAACGGCGGCTACTTTACAATGTGGAAATGGAGCAGATGGCGAAGACAGCCAAGGCTCTAATGGAGGCAGTTAGCCATGTTCAGGCTCCATTTACCAGCGCCACTCACCTGGAGCATGTCAGGCCGATGTTTAAG CTGGCCTGGACACCGTTTTTGGCAGCCTTCAGCGTGGGCCTGCAGGACTGTGATGACACAGAGGTGGCTTCTCTTTGCCTGGAGGGTATCCGATGTGCCATCAGAATAGCTTGCATCTTCACCATTCAG CTGGAGCGAGACGCATATGTGCAAGCCTTGGCTCGCTTCACTTTACTCACGGCTAGCTCAGGCATCACCGAGATGAAGCAGAAGAACATTGACACCATCAAAACCCTCATCACAGTGGCTCACACTGACGGGAACTATCTAGGAAACTCTTGGCATGAG atTCTGAAGTGCATTAGTCAGCTTGAGCTGGCCCAGCTCATAGGGACAGGGGTGAAGGCTCGTTACATATCTGGGACTGTTCGGGGTAAAGAGGGCTTCATCACTAGCACCAAAGAGCAGACTTCAGACGAGTACTTGGGCCTCG TTGGGGGGAATGTAGATCGTAAACAGATTGCCAGCATACAAGAATCCATCGGCGAGACTAGCTCCCAGAGTGTTGTGGTTGCTGTGGACAG gaTATTCACAGGATCCACTAGATTGGACGGTAATGCCATCG TTGATTTTGTTCGTTGGCTCTGTGCCGTGTCAATGGATGAACTCGCCTCCCCGACGCACCCTCGTATGTTCAGCCTGCAAAAGATTGTGGAGATTTCCTACTACAACATGGGCCGCATCAGGCTCCAGTGGTCCAGGATCTGGGAGGTGATCGGAGATCATTTCAACAAA GTCGGCTGTAATCCTAATGAGGATGTTGCTATCTTTGCCGTGGACTCGCTTAGGCAGCTATCCATGAAATTTTTAGAGAAAGGAGAGCTGGCCAATTTCAGGTTTCAGAAGGACTTCTTGAGGCCATTTGAGCACATCATGAAAAAGAACAG ATCCCCCACCATCAGGGACATGGTGGTCCGCTGTATAGCTCAGATGGTAAACTCGCAGGCGGGAAATATCCGCTCAGGCTGGAAGAACATCTTCTCCGTCTTCCACCTGGCTGCCTCCGATCAGGACGAGAGCATCGTGGAGCTGGCCTTCCAAACCACTGGACATATCGTCA CGAATGTATTTGAGAAGCACTTCCCCGCCACCATAGACTCCTTCCAGGACGCCGTCAAGTGTCTGTCAGAGTTTGCCTGTAATGCTTCTTTCCCCGACACCAGCATGGAGGCCATCCGTCTTATCCGCCACTGCGCCAAATATGTCTCTGACAGGCCTCAG GCCTTTAAAGACTACACAAGTGATGACATGAATGTAGCCCCTGAGGACCGGGTGTGGGTCCGAGGCTGGTTCCCTATACTTTTTGAACTCTCCTGCATCATCAACAGGTGCAAGTTGGATGTCAGAACCAG GGGTTTGACAGTAATGTTTGAAGTGATGAAGACTTACGGTCACACATACGAGAAGCACTGGTGGCAGGACTTGTTCCGCATCGTGTTTAGAATTTTCGATAACATGAAGCTTCCGGAGCAACAAACTGAG AAGGCCGAGTGGATGACCACTACCTGTAATCATGCGCTTTATGCCATTTGTGACGTCTTCACGCAATACTTTGAGTCTCTGAGTGACGTTCTGCTGGATGACATCCTCTCTCAGCTCTACTGGTGTGTGCAGCAAG ATAACGAGCAGCTGGCCAGGTCAGGCACCAACTGCTTGGAGAACGTGGTCATCCTGAATGGAGAAAAGTTCACACCGGAGACCTGGGACAAAACCTGCAATTGCATGCTGGACATCTTTAAGACCACCATCCCACACGT GTTGTTGACTTGGAGACCGGCTGGCACGGGTGGAGATCACATGACACAGCTGGACTCGGACAAACAACTG GACTCTGTGTCCCAGAAGTCCGTGGACATCCAGTCTCGGGCGGAGGATCAGCAGTCTGTCAGCAGTATGGAGAAGGCGCTGGCAGAGAACCGGAGGCACAGTCAGTTCAGCGTGGCTTCAG AAGCCCAGGAGCAAAGGCTGTTTGCAGCGCTGCTCATAAAGTGTGTGGTGCAGCTGGAGCTCATTCAGACCATCGACAACATCGTCTTCTTCCCCGCCACCAGCAAGAAAGAGGATGCTGAGAATTTCGCAGCAGCACAG AGGGATGCTCTGGGCGCTGATGTGCACGTGGAGACTCAGGACCAGGGAATGTACCGCTACCTGACCTCTGAGCAGCTGTTCAAACTGCTGGACTGTCTGCTGGAGTCCCATCGTTTTGCAAAGGCCTTCAACTCTAACAACGAGCAGAGGACTGCCCTGTGGAAAGCTG GTTTCAAAGGAAAGTCCAAGCCCAATCTGCTGAAACAGGAGACCAGCAGCCTGGCCTGTGGCCTGCGGATTCTCTTCCGTATGTACACAGACCCCAGCAGGCAGGACGCCTGGGAGGAGGTGCAGAGACGCCTGCTCAA tgtgtgcagcgACGCTGTGGCCTATTTCCTCACCCTGACATCGGAGAGCCACCGCGAGGCCTGGACCAAcctgctcctcctcttcctcaccaAAGTGCTGAAGATCAGCGATGACAGG TTTAAGGCACACGCCACCCGCTACTACCCACTCTTGTGTGAGATCATGCAGTTCGACCTGATCCCGGAGCTGAGAGCCGTGCTGAGGAAGTTCTTCCTGCGCATCGGGCTGGTGTTCCACATCGCTCAGACGCTGGAGCCGGAGCTGATCTCAGAGCCCAACAGTCCTCAAACTCCACAGGAGGCCTGA